A part of Magnetospirillum sp. ME-1 genomic DNA contains:
- a CDS encoding ATP-grasp domain-containing protein, which translates to MTAGQDRPWPPQSMGMARLTTMAFHGENMVPSAIELLKRSEADHSDAAALLDLATIHFLLGHEEAGLTYQERALALDQVYREPTDAADGDDGAIRLLAFAAPGNLMSNVPIQFLLEDSDIRLDLLFVVPGEDLPERVPGHDMAMVIVGESEANREILERIAAFADLWPCPPVLNDPRKVLQLSRDGVSTLLAGAPGIRIPATTRVDPQDLARLGRGEAALSDLLPDGSFPVIARPVDSHAGKGLAKLDAPSTIGLYLAAHPAEAYYLSSFVDYRGEGGMFRKYRIAMIDGKPYVCHMAVSDHWMIHYLNADMRESAEKRAEEARAFATFDEDFAARHAGAFAAMAERIGLDYFAMDCAETPEGELLVFEADTAMIVHAMDPPDIFPYKAPQMRRIFKAFQDMLRRVKQSKTS; encoded by the coding sequence GTGACCGCAGGACAGGACAGGCCTTGGCCGCCCCAATCCATGGGCATGGCCCGCTTGACCACCATGGCCTTTCATGGCGAGAACATGGTGCCGTCGGCCATTGAGCTTTTGAAGCGGAGCGAGGCCGACCACAGCGATGCCGCCGCCCTGCTCGACCTTGCCACCATCCATTTCCTGCTGGGACACGAGGAGGCCGGGCTGACCTACCAGGAGCGCGCCCTGGCGCTCGATCAGGTCTATCGCGAGCCGACCGACGCCGCCGACGGCGATGACGGCGCGATCCGGCTGCTGGCCTTCGCCGCGCCGGGCAACCTGATGTCTAACGTGCCCATCCAGTTCCTGCTCGAAGACTCCGACATCCGCCTGGACCTGCTGTTCGTGGTGCCGGGCGAGGATCTGCCCGAGCGGGTGCCCGGCCACGACATGGCCATGGTCATCGTCGGGGAATCCGAGGCCAACCGCGAGATTCTCGAGCGCATCGCCGCCTTCGCCGATCTGTGGCCCTGCCCGCCGGTGCTCAACGACCCGCGCAAGGTGCTGCAATTGTCCCGCGACGGGGTGAGCACCCTGCTGGCCGGGGCGCCCGGCATCCGCATCCCGGCCACCACCCGCGTTGATCCGCAAGACCTGGCCCGCCTGGGCCGGGGTGAAGCCGCGCTGTCCGACCTCCTGCCCGACGGCAGTTTCCCGGTCATCGCGCGGCCGGTGGATTCCCATGCAGGCAAGGGACTGGCCAAGCTGGATGCGCCGTCGACCATCGGCCTCTACCTCGCCGCCCATCCGGCCGAGGCCTATTACCTGTCCAGCTTCGTGGACTATCGCGGCGAGGGCGGCATGTTCCGCAAGTACCGCATCGCCATGATCGACGGAAAGCCCTATGTCTGCCACATGGCGGTGTCCGACCACTGGATGATCCACTACCTCAACGCCGACATGCGCGAAAGCGCCGAGAAGCGCGCCGAGGAAGCCCGCGCCTTCGCCACCTTCGACGAGGACTTCGCCGCCCGCCACGCCGGCGCCTTCGCCGCCATGGCCGAACGCATCGGGCTCGACTATTTCGCCATGGATTGCGCCGAGACGCCCGAGGGCGAATTGCTGGTGTTCGAGGCCGACACCGCCATGATCGTCCACGCCATGGACCCGCCCGACATCTTCCCCTACAAGGCCCCGCAGATGCGCCGCATCTTCAAGGCTTTCCAGGACATGCTGCGGCGGGTCAAGCAGTCCAAGACGTCCTGA
- a CDS encoding adenine phosphoribosyltransferase — MNIKDHIRGVPDFPKPGILFYDISTLLAHPDAWQVAMGRLARDIIKFQPDVLAGIESRGFLVAAPLALKLGCGFVMLRKKGKLPGETIRHDYALEYGTDTIEIQKGAIEEGKRVVILDDLLATGGTMAAGVELLRKIGAHVTGAATIIDLAFLPGKQRLKELDVPFACLASYDE, encoded by the coding sequence ATGAATATCAAGGACCATATCAGGGGCGTTCCCGACTTCCCCAAGCCGGGCATCCTGTTCTACGACATCTCCACCCTGCTGGCCCATCCCGACGCCTGGCAGGTGGCCATGGGCCGTCTGGCCCGCGACATCATCAAGTTCCAGCCCGACGTGCTGGCCGGCATCGAATCGCGCGGCTTCCTGGTGGCGGCGCCCCTGGCGCTGAAGCTGGGCTGCGGCTTCGTCATGCTGCGCAAGAAGGGCAAGCTGCCGGGCGAGACCATCCGCCACGACTACGCCCTGGAATACGGCACTGACACCATCGAGATTCAGAAGGGCGCCATCGAGGAAGGCAAGCGGGTGGTGATCCTCGACGATCTGCTGGCCACCGGCGGCACCATGGCGGCCGGCGTCGAACTGCTGCGCAAGATCGGCGCCCACGTCACCGGCGCGGCCACCATCATCGATCTGGCCTTCCTGCCCGGCAAGCAGCGGCTCAAGGAACTGGACGTCCCCTTCGCCTGTCTCGCCTCCTACGACGAATAG
- a CDS encoding alpha/beta fold hydrolase yields MNVTVQGKAVFAAAFGDDSAPALVLAHGAGGSHATWNGIAEGLAAQGWRVLVPDLPGHGASQGPSVGSIPALADWLAGFLGAAGLEQAVLAGHSMGALAALDCAARHPGRVRSLLLLGAAASMPVNQALLDMARDDPAAACALIAKWGFPKEPPAPPELITGTAAHLAETAPGVLHADLSACNAYDGGEAAAARVRCPATVIIGGQDRMAAPEAGRALAAHLPRGRAVVLEQAGHLMMAGHPQATLTAMGEALDPGLDPADWDALRAQAHRMLDESLDFIRDVRIRPVWTPMPPEVRTAFDAPPPKAAQELAAIDAEFRTLVEPFGPGNVHPGFMGWVHGAGTAEGMLAEMMAGGLNANLGGRDHAPMEVERQILRWMRRLFGYPEGASGLFVTGTSMANFLALLVARTRALGSGIRRTGLSGAEGLVAYASRAAHGCIPQAFEMSGLGADALRLLPTDSTHRLDMEALRQAVAADRAAGRRPFMVVGSAGTVDVGAVDDLDALAGFAAAEGLWFHVDGAFGALGMMSPELAPLLAGIERSDSIAFDFHKWGQVPYDAGYLLVRDGEAHRAAFASPAAYLRRETRGLAAGSPWPCDYGPDLSRGFRALKTWVTLKAHGMDALGAAMARCCRVARHLAARVEAEQALELLAPVALNIVCFHRPGMDSAQIAADLHEAGIAAPSTTTIDGKPAIRAAIVNHRTRQGDVDKMIDAILAMSAK; encoded by the coding sequence ATGAACGTCACGGTTCAAGGCAAGGCGGTGTTCGCCGCGGCGTTCGGCGATGACTCCGCCCCGGCGCTGGTGCTGGCCCACGGCGCCGGCGGCAGCCACGCCACCTGGAACGGCATCGCCGAGGGGCTGGCCGCCCAGGGCTGGCGCGTCCTGGTCCCCGATCTGCCCGGCCACGGCGCCTCGCAAGGCCCGTCCGTGGGCAGCATTCCCGCCCTGGCCGACTGGCTGGCCGGTTTCCTGGGCGCCGCCGGGCTCGAGCAAGCGGTTCTGGCCGGCCATTCCATGGGGGCGCTGGCCGCGCTCGATTGCGCCGCCCGCCATCCCGGCCGGGTGCGTTCCCTGCTGCTGCTGGGGGCCGCCGCATCCATGCCGGTCAACCAGGCGCTGCTGGACATGGCCCGCGACGATCCCGCCGCCGCCTGCGCCCTGATCGCCAAATGGGGGTTCCCCAAGGAGCCGCCCGCCCCGCCGGAACTGATCACCGGGACCGCCGCCCATCTGGCCGAAACCGCGCCCGGCGTGCTGCACGCCGACCTTTCCGCCTGCAACGCCTATGACGGGGGCGAGGCCGCCGCCGCGAGGGTCCGCTGCCCCGCCACCGTGATCATCGGCGGCCAGGACCGCATGGCCGCGCCCGAGGCCGGACGCGCCCTGGCCGCCCACCTGCCCCGGGGCCGCGCCGTGGTGCTGGAGCAGGCCGGACACCTGATGATGGCCGGCCACCCCCAGGCCACACTGACGGCCATGGGCGAGGCCCTCGATCCCGGCCTCGACCCCGCCGACTGGGACGCCTTGCGCGCCCAGGCCCACCGCATGCTGGACGAAAGCCTGGACTTCATCCGGGATGTGCGCATACGCCCGGTCTGGACGCCCATGCCGCCCGAGGTGCGGACCGCCTTCGACGCTCCCCCGCCCAAGGCCGCCCAGGAGCTTGCCGCCATCGACGCCGAGTTCCGCACCCTGGTCGAGCCTTTCGGCCCCGGCAACGTCCATCCCGGCTTCATGGGCTGGGTCCATGGCGCCGGCACGGCGGAGGGCATGCTGGCCGAGATGATGGCCGGCGGCCTCAACGCCAATCTGGGCGGCCGCGACCACGCGCCCATGGAGGTGGAGCGCCAGATCCTGCGCTGGATGCGCCGGCTGTTCGGCTACCCCGAGGGAGCCAGCGGCCTGTTCGTCACCGGAACCTCCATGGCCAATTTCCTGGCCCTGCTGGTGGCGCGGACCAGGGCGCTGGGGAGCGGCATCCGGCGGACCGGCCTGTCCGGGGCCGAGGGGCTGGTCGCCTATGCCTCGCGCGCCGCCCATGGCTGCATCCCCCAGGCCTTCGAGATGAGCGGGCTGGGAGCGGATGCGCTGCGCCTGCTGCCCACCGATTCCACCCACCGCCTCGACATGGAGGCGCTGCGCCAGGCGGTGGCGGCCGACCGCGCCGCCGGGCGGCGGCCCTTCATGGTGGTCGGCAGCGCCGGAACGGTGGACGTGGGGGCCGTGGACGATCTGGACGCCCTGGCCGGTTTCGCCGCCGCCGAAGGATTGTGGTTCCACGTGGACGGCGCCTTCGGGGCGCTGGGCATGATGTCGCCCGAACTGGCGCCGCTGCTGGCCGGCATCGAGCGCTCGGATTCCATCGCCTTCGATTTCCACAAATGGGGACAGGTGCCCTATGACGCGGGCTACCTGCTGGTCCGTGACGGCGAGGCTCACCGGGCCGCCTTCGCCTCGCCCGCCGCTTACCTGAGGCGCGAGACGCGGGGCCTGGCCGCCGGCTCGCCCTGGCCCTGCGATTACGGCCCCGACCTGTCCAGGGGCTTTAGGGCCTTGAAGACCTGGGTGACGCTGAAGGCCCACGGCATGGACGCGCTGGGCGCCGCCATGGCGCGCTGCTGCCGGGTGGCCCGTCACCTCGCCGCCCGCGTCGAAGCCGAGCAAGCGCTGGAATTGCTGGCCCCGGTGGCGCTCAACATCGTCTGCTTCCACCGTCCCGGCATGGATTCCGCCCAAATCGCCGCCGATCTGCACGAGGCCGGCATCGCCGCCCCCTCCACCACCACCATCGACGGAAAACCGGCCATCCGCGCCGCCATCGTCAATCACCGCACCAGGCAAGGCGATGTCGACAAAATGATCGACGCAATTCTGGCCATGTCGGCGAAGTAA
- a CDS encoding CoA-binding protein, which translates to MRASDSLIDHVLKTVRTIAVVGVSNNPSRPSHYVAAYLQQCGYRVVPVNPGLEGQEFLGETVYRDLKSIPFPVDMVDIFRNSDAAGPITDEAIAIGAKVVWMQLDVINEEAAGRAEAAGLAVVMDRCPKIELGRRRG; encoded by the coding sequence GTGCGTGCCAGCGACAGCCTGATCGATCATGTCCTCAAGACGGTGCGGACCATCGCCGTGGTGGGCGTCAGCAACAATCCCTCGCGCCCCAGCCATTACGTCGCCGCCTATCTCCAGCAGTGCGGCTATCGCGTCGTGCCGGTCAATCCCGGCCTGGAGGGGCAGGAGTTCCTGGGCGAGACGGTCTACAGGGATCTGAAGTCCATTCCGTTTCCGGTGGACATGGTGGACATCTTCCGCAATTCGGATGCCGCCGGCCCCATCACCGACGAGGCCATCGCCATCGGCGCCAAGGTGGTCTGGATGCAACTGGACGTGATCAACGAGGAGGCGGCCGGCCGCGCCGAGGCGGCGGGACTGGCGGTGGTGATGGACCGCTGCCCCAAGATCGAACTGGGCCGGCGTCGGGGCTAG
- a CDS encoding sensor histidine kinase, with amino-acid sequence MPFAGVEAALAGMAVGAAATLFALGRRRVRPPASGEAALDAQRLLVEALGNSRDGVALYDSGNLLITCNERYRQLLSPIRDLIVPGARFDDLMAELARRENKGGDWLGRKMSGRGLTDATASDDKFRDGQWISVAAYATQDGGQLRILRDITPRKQAQISLEGTVSWLKGVMDTVVDGIVTIDETGTVLSFNPAAERLFGWTADQVVGRNVSMLMPDPHRSAHDGYIRSYLETGIRKIGQAGREVEGLRRDGTRFPMELAIAEMQQGDMLTFIGVIRDISERKANEQALIDSQHRLRQEADRLQAIIDNMPQGVAVFASDDALIALNESAIRMLGLPNAEITPGTIDISLFMALLAANDTPPGQQSAQLTADLAESIRERPEMVFEHFAPSGIIMEVRSSSMPGGGLILSFTDVTFRKRTEQTLRDAKDEAERGNRAKNTFLANISHELRTPLNAIIGFSEMMKHEIFGPLEPASYRTYVDDIHESGQHLLELINDILDMSKAEAGMTDLMEAAVHVPDMIRTAIRLLSRRADNAGISLAEDLPPSLPLLLADERRLRQIILNLGSNAVKFTDEGGKVTIGARVTNAGFTITVTDSGIGMTPEEMRLVMEPFVQADTRLSRKYEGSGLGLPLTKALVMAHGGTLTLDSAPGRGTTVTVIFPAERIVADNMAAADI; translated from the coding sequence ATGCCCTTCGCGGGGGTCGAGGCGGCCTTGGCCGGCATGGCGGTGGGAGCGGCGGCGACGCTGTTCGCTCTCGGCCGCCGCCGCGTCCGCCCTCCCGCAAGCGGGGAGGCGGCGCTGGACGCCCAGCGACTGCTGGTCGAGGCCCTGGGCAACAGCCGCGACGGCGTCGCCCTTTACGATTCGGGCAATCTGCTGATCACCTGCAACGAGCGTTATCGCCAGTTGCTGTCGCCCATCCGCGATCTGATCGTTCCCGGCGCCCGCTTCGATGATCTGATGGCCGAGTTGGCCCGCCGCGAGAACAAGGGCGGCGACTGGCTGGGGCGCAAGATGTCGGGTCGCGGGCTGACCGACGCCACCGCCAGCGACGACAAGTTCCGCGACGGACAATGGATCAGCGTCGCCGCCTACGCCACCCAGGACGGCGGCCAGCTGCGCATCCTGCGCGACATCACGCCGCGCAAGCAGGCCCAGATCTCGCTGGAAGGCACCGTGTCCTGGCTGAAGGGCGTGATGGACACCGTGGTGGACGGCATCGTCACCATCGACGAGACGGGCACGGTCTTAAGCTTCAATCCGGCGGCCGAACGCCTGTTCGGCTGGACCGCCGATCAGGTGGTGGGGCGCAACGTCAGCATGCTGATGCCCGATCCCCATCGGAGCGCCCATGACGGCTACATCCGCTCCTATCTCGAAACCGGAATCCGCAAGATCGGCCAGGCGGGGCGCGAGGTGGAGGGCTTACGCCGCGACGGCACGCGCTTTCCCATGGAACTGGCCATCGCCGAGATGCAGCAGGGCGACATGCTGACCTTCATCGGCGTGATCCGCGACATCAGCGAGCGCAAAGCCAATGAACAGGCGCTGATCGACAGCCAGCACCGCCTGCGCCAGGAGGCGGACCGGCTGCAGGCCATCATCGACAACATGCCCCAGGGCGTCGCGGTGTTCGCCTCGGACGACGCCCTGATCGCGCTGAACGAATCGGCGATCCGCATGCTGGGCCTGCCCAATGCCGAGATCACGCCCGGCACCATCGACATCTCGCTGTTCATGGCGCTGCTGGCCGCCAACGACACTCCGCCCGGCCAGCAGAGCGCCCAGTTGACCGCCGACCTGGCGGAAAGCATCCGCGAACGCCCGGAAATGGTGTTCGAGCATTTCGCCCCCAGCGGCATCATCATGGAAGTCCGGTCCTCGTCCATGCCGGGCGGCGGGCTGATCCTCAGCTTCACCGACGTCACCTTCAGGAAGCGCACCGAACAGACTCTGCGCGACGCCAAGGACGAAGCCGAACGCGGCAACCGGGCCAAGAACACCTTCCTGGCCAATATCAGCCACGAACTGCGCACGCCCTTGAACGCCATCATCGGCTTTTCCGAGATGATGAAGCACGAGATCTTCGGCCCGCTGGAACCGGCCAGCTACCGCACCTATGTGGACGACATCCACGAAAGCGGCCAGCACTTGCTTGAACTGATCAACGACATCCTGGACATGTCCAAGGCCGAGGCCGGGATGACCGACCTGATGGAGGCGGCGGTGCATGTCCCCGACATGATCCGCACCGCCATACGGCTGCTCAGCCGCCGGGCCGACAATGCCGGCATCAGCCTGGCCGAGGATCTGCCCCCCTCGCTGCCGCTGCTGCTGGCCGACGAGCGGCGGTTGCGCCAGATCATCCTCAACCTGGGCTCAAACGCGGTGAAGTTCACCGACGAAGGCGGCAAGGTCACCATCGGCGCCCGCGTCACCAATGCCGGCTTCACCATCACGGTGACCGATTCCGGTATCGGCATGACGCCCGAGGAAATGCGGCTGGTGATGGAACCCTTCGTCCAGGCCGACACCAGATTGTCGCGCAAATACGAAGGCAGCGGCCTCGGCCTGCCGCTGACCAAGGCGCTGGTCATGGCCCATGGCGGAACATTGACCTTGGACAGCGCGCCGGGGCGCGGCACCACGGTCACCGTCATCTTCCCGGCGGAGCGTATCGTCGCCGACAACATGGCGGCGGCGGATATCTAG